A stretch of Castanea sativa cultivar Marrone di Chiusa Pesio chromosome 2, ASM4071231v1 DNA encodes these proteins:
- the LOC142623546 gene encoding LOW QUALITY PROTEIN: putative disease resistance protein At5g66890 (The sequence of the model RefSeq protein was modified relative to this genomic sequence to represent the inferred CDS: inserted 2 bases in 1 codon) has translation MKKGEKLVRKCLKIRWWNYCFKVYYSSKLEELDKEIVRFCQVDLQVHSTRNGLRTLVNVNLILKKVDSVVDRKGVPCTVRDPPDFTVGLDMPIKELKTLLLKEEVQLLLLTAPGGCGKTTLVQMLCQDDQIRGMFGDNILFVNVSKTPNVKVIVQNLLNYKDMQPTFQIQCDEDAIDQLSQLLNHLSPNPILLILDDVWLGSESLPENFKLDLPNYKILVTSRTAFPRLEFSYHLKPLDDVDAMTLFHRSASLHDENSYIPAEEDAKKFIKVIGGSLRRQHEVVWHSRLMKWSDGQFYFSSDTELLAHLQKSLEFSDDKVIIKECFMDLGSFPEDQRIPAAALIDMWAELYRLDEDGIHAIANLQELNIRNLASLVMARKDASEVKSYCNEDFVTQHDILRELAMHQSSQESIGQRSRLIINISGNNLPKWWTEQKQQLINARLLSISTDELFSSSWCNIQGSKVEVLVLNFHTKNYTLPEFVEKMDKLKVLIINNYGFFHSKISNFQLLGSLPNLKRIRLEKVSISSLCKTLVPLKSLKKISLFMSNIGKAFENCTIQVSDAFPNLTEINIDYCNDLEELPVGLYDIVHLKKISITNCHKLFALPEEIGKLVNLEVLRLRXYTNLSKLLDSIRSLHKLSTLDISNCLSIMKLPKHIGELCNLKELNMKGCLRLRTQFPESIMDLEQLKLVVCDEERAKLWEPIKEFLTELKVEVAEKDINLNWLPK, from the exons atgaaaaagggAGAGAAGCTGGTTCGCAAGTGCTTGAAAATCCGGTGGTGGAACTACTGTTTCAAAGTCTATTACTCTTCCAAACTTGAAGAGTTGGACAAAGAAATTGTCAGGTTCTGTCAGGTTGATTTGCAAGTGCATAGCACAAGGAATGGGTTGAGGACTTTGGTAAATGTGAATCTTATTCTGAAGAAAGTGGATTCGGTTGTGGATAGAAAAGGAGTGCCGTGCACAGTTCGTGATCCCCCGGATTTTACAGTCGGGTTGGATATGCCAATAAAGGAGTTGAAGACACTGCTGTTGAAGGAGGAAGTGCAGCTGCTTCTACTGACTGCTCCTGGAGGATGTGGGAAGACCACATTGGTCCAAATGCTTTGCCAGGATGATCAAATTAGAG GAATGTTTGGGGACAATATTCTCTTTGTGAACGTTTCAAAAACTCCCAATGTGAAGGTCATTGTGCAGAACCTATTAAATTATAAGGATATGCAGCCTACTTTTCAAATTCAATGTGATGAAGATGCAATCGACCAGCTGTCCCAACTGCTGAATCATCTTAGCCCTAATCCTATATTGTTGATCCTAGATGATGTCTGGCTCGGATCAGAATCCCTTCCTGAAAACTTTAAGCTTGATCTTCCCAATTACAAGATTTTGGTTACTTCAAGAACGGCATTTCCAAGATTGGAATTTTCGTATCACTTAAAACCACTAGATGATGTTGATGCAATGACTCTTTTTCATCGCTCAGCATCCCTACATGATGAGAACTCTTACATTCCAGCAGAAGAAGATGCCAAAAAG TTCATTAAAGTGATTGGTGGCTCACTGCGTAGGCAGCATGAAGTAGTATGGCACAGTAGACTAATGAAATGGTCTGAtggtcaattttattttagttctgATACAGAGCTGCTTGCTCATCTTCAAAAAAGCCTAGAATTTTCTGACGACAAGGTCATCATCAAAGAGTGTTTCATGGACCTGGGTTCATTTCCCGAAGACCAAAGGATCCCTGCCGCTGCCCTCATTGATATGTGGGCAGAATTGTATAGACTGGATGAAGATGGCATCCATGCCATTGCCAATTTACAAGAACTCAACATTCGAAATCTGGCAAGTCTTGTGATGGCAAG GAAAGATGCAAGTGAGGTCAAAAGCTATTGTAATGAAGACTTTGTCACACAACATGATATTCTTAGAGAGCTTGCTATGCATCAGAGCAGCCAGGAGTCTATAGGACAAAGGTCAAGACTGATTATTAACATAAGTGGAAACAATCTACCGAAGTGGTGGACAGAACAAAAACAGCAACTCATTAATGCTCGCCTATTATCTATCTCAACAG aTGAATTATTCTCGTCCAGTTGGTGCAACATTCAAGGATCCAAAGTTGaggttttagttttgaattttcataCAAAGAATTATACATTACCTGAGTTTGTGGAGAAAATGGATAAACTCAAGGTTTTGATAATCAATAATTATGGTTTCTTTCATTCCAAAATAAGCAATTTTCAATTGCTTGGGTCTCtaccaaatttaaaaagaattagATTAGAGAAGGTTTCAATTTCTTCGCTTTGCAAGACCCTTGTACCCTTGAAGAGTTTGAAGAAAATATCCTTGTTTATGAGTAATATTGGTAAGGCTTTTGAGAATTGTACAATTCAGGTTTCTGAtgcatttccaaatttgacggAGATAAACATTGACTATTGCAATGATCTGGAGGAATTGCCCGTTGGGCTCTATGATATCGTCCACCTCAAAAAAATCAGCATCACCAACTGTCATAAGTTGTTTGCACTACCAGAAGAAATTGGAAAGCTGGTGAATTTAGAAGTTCTAAGGCTTAG TTATACTAATTTGTCAAAGCTACTAGATTCAATCAGAAGCCTCCATAAGTTAAGCACTCTAGACATATCTAACTGCCTAAGCATTATGAAGTTGCCAAAACACATTGGTGAGTTGTGTAATTTAAAAGAGCTTAACATGAAAGGGTGCTTGAGATTGCGTACTCAATTTCCAGAATCAATAATGGATCTTGAGCAGTTAAAGCTTGTGGTATGTGACGAAGAGAGGGCCAAGTTGTGGGAGCCTATCAAGGAATTCCTCACCGAGCTCAAGGTAGAGGTGGCTGAAAAAGATATCAACTTGAATTGGCTTCCCAAATGA
- the LOC142623544 gene encoding putative disease resistance protein At5g66900: MAAAFVGGAALGAAFGEGFAVLHDTVKDVVSKARMFKPILKRLGSTLNHLAPMVGEITQLGEQLDLRKVETENLIKNMKKGEKLVRKCLKMRWWNYCFKVYYSSKLEELDKEIVRFCQVDLQVHSTRNGLRTLVNVNLILKKVDSVVDRKGVPCTVRDPPDFTVGLDMPMKELKTLLLKEEVQLLLLTAPGGCGKTTLVQMLCQDDQIRGMFEDNVLFVNVSKTPNVKVIVQKLLNDNDMQPNFQIQSDEDAIDQLSQLLNHLSPNPILLILDDVWLGSESLPEMFKFNLPNYKILVTSRTAFPRFKFTYHLKPLDDVDAMTLFRHSASLHDGSSYVPAEEDVKKIVRGCGGFPLVIKVIGGSLCGQHAVVWHSRLMKWSDGQFYFSSDTELLAHLQKSLEFSDDKVIIKECFMDLGSFPEDQRISAAALIDMWAELYELDEDGIQAIANLQELTIRNLASLVMARKDASEVKSYYNEDFVTQHDILRELAMHQSSQESVGQRPRLIINISGNNLPKWWTEQKQQLINARLLSISTDELFSSSWCNIQGSKVEVLVLNFHSKTYNLPEFVEKMDKLKVLIINNYGFFLSKICNFQLLGSLPNLKRIRLEKVSISSLRKTLVPLKSLKKISLFMCNIGKAFENCTIQVSDAFSNLTEINIDYCNDLEELPIGLCDIVHLKKISITNCHKLYALPEEIGKLVNLEVLRLRSCTDLSELPDSIRSLHKLSILDISDCLSIMKLPKHIGELCNLKELNMKGCLRLRTQFPESIMDLEQLKLVVCDEERARLWEPIKEFLTELKVEVAEKDINLNWLPK; the protein is encoded by the exons ATGGCGGCAGCATTTGTTGGAGGGGCTGCTCTTGGGGCAGCATTTGGTGAGGGCTTTGCAGTGTTACATGACACGGTTAAGGATGTGGTAAGCAAAGCCCGTATGTTCAAACCCATTCTTAAACGCCTAGGATCCACGTTAAATCATTTGGCACCAATGGTCGGCGAAATAACACAATTAGGCGAACAACTTGATCTCCGAAAAGTGGAAACAGAGAACTTgatcaaaaatatgaaaaagggAGAGAAGCTGGTTCGCAAGTGCTTGAAAATGCGGTGGTGGAACTACTGTTTCAAAGTCTATTACTCTTCCAAACTTGAAGAGTTGGACAAAGAAATTGTCAGGTTCTGTCAGGTTGATTTGCAAGTGCATAGCACAAGGAATGGGTTGAGGACTTTGGTAAATGTGAATCTTATTCTGAAGAAAGTGGATTCGGTTGTGGATAGAAAAGGAGTGCCGTGCACAGTTCGTGATCCCCCGGATTTTACAGTCGGGTTGGATATGCCAATGAAGGAGTTGAAGACACTGCTGTTGAAGGAGGAAGTGCAGCTGCTTCTACTGACTGCTCCTGGAGGATGTGGGAAGACCACATTGGTCCAAATGCTTTGCCAGGATGATCAAATTAGAG GAATGTTTGAGGACAATGTTCTCTTTGTGAACGTTTCAAAAACTCCCAATGTGAAGGTCATTGTGCAGAAACTATTAAATGATAACGATATGCAGCctaattttcaaattcaaagtgATGAAGATGCAATCGACCAGCTGTCCCAACTGCTGAATCATCTTAGCCCTAATCCTATATTGTTGATCCTAGATGATGTCTGGCTTGGATCAGAATCCCTTCCTGAAATGTTTAAGTTTAATCTTCCCAATTACAAGATCTTGGTTACTTCAAGAACTGCATTTCCAAGATTTAAATTTACATATCACTTAAAACCACTAGATGATGTTGATGCAATGACTCTTTTTCGTCACTCAGCATCCCTACATGATGGGAGCTCTTATGTTCCAGCAGAAGAAGATGTCAAAAAG ATAGTAAGAGGCTGTGGGGGATTCCCACTAGTCATTAAAGTGATTGGTGGCTCACTGTGTGGGCAGCATGCAGTAGTATGGCACAGTAGACTAATGAAATGGTCTGAtggtcaattttattttagttctgATACGGAGCTGCTTGCTCATCTTCAAAAAAGCCTAGAATTTTCAGATGACAAGGTCATCATTAAAGAGTGTTTCATGGACCTAGGTTCATTTCCCGAAGACCAAAGGATCTCTGCTGCTGCCCTCATTGATATGTGGGCAGAATTGTATGAACTGGATGAAGATGGCATCCAAGCCATTGCCAATTTGCAAGAACTCACCATTCGAAATCTGGCTAGTCTTGTGATGGCAAG GAAAGATGCAAGTGAGGTCAAAAGCTATTACAATGAAGACTTTGTCACACAACATGATATTCTTAGAGAGCTTGCTATGCATCAGAGCAGCCAGGAGTCTGTAGGACAAAGGCCAAGACTGATTATTAACATTAGTGGAAACAATCTACCAAAGTGGTGGACGGAACAAAAACAGCAACTCATTAATGCTCGCCTACTATCTATCTCAACAG ATGAATTATTCTCGTCCAGTTGGTGCAACATTCAAGGATCCAAAGTTGAGGTTctagttttgaattttcattcaaagacttacaaCTTACCTGAGTTTGTGGAGAAAATGGATAAACTCAAGGTTTTGATAATCAATAATTatggtttctttctttccaaGATATGCAATTTTCAATTGCTCGGGTCTCTACCCAATTTAAAAAGAATCAGATTAGAGAAGGTTTCAATTTCTTCCCTTCGCAAGACCCTTGTACCATTGAAGAGTTTGAAGAAAATATCCTTGTTTATGTGTAATATTGGCAAGGCTTTTGAGAATTGTACAATTCAGGTTTCTGATGCATTTTCAAATTTGACGGAGATAAACATTGACTATTGCAATGATCTGGAGGAATTGCCTATTGGGCTATGTGATATCGTCcacctcaaaaaaattagcatcaCCAACTGTCATAAGTTGTATGCACTGCCAGAAGAAATTGGAAAGCTGGTGAATTTAGAAGTGCTAAGGCTTAGGTCATGTACTGATTTGTCAGAGCTACCTGATTCAATCAGAAGCCTCCATAAGTTAAGCATTCTAGACATATCTGACTGCCTAAGCATTATGAAGTTGCCAAAACACATTGGTGAGTTGTGTAATTTAAAAGAGCTTAACATGAAAGGGTGCTTGAGATTGCGTACTCAATTTCCAGAATCAATAATGGATCTTGAGCAGTTAAAGCTTGTGGTATGTGACGAAGAGAGGGCCAGGTTGTGGGAGCCTATCAAGGAATTCCTCACCGAGCTCAAGGTAGAGGTGGCTGAAAAAGATATCAACTTGAATTGGCTTCCCAAATGA